From one Pseudomonas fluorescens genomic stretch:
- a CDS encoding quorum-sensing-regulated virulence factor family protein, whose amino-acid sequence MLRFIVPSLSLMLALPLAANAASKQEYELSRMLQKVATQSSVGTPRAINEDILDQGYTVEGKQLINHLSVLPSHAQKMQADPNRVRSQLGDSVCKNSGFRQLLAKGAVLTYRFTEYKTNRPVSEQAFDAASCGLKVSK is encoded by the coding sequence ATGCTGCGTTTCATCGTCCCGTCCCTGAGCCTGATGCTCGCCCTGCCCCTGGCGGCCAATGCCGCATCCAAGCAGGAATACGAGCTGAGCCGGATGCTGCAAAAAGTTGCCACGCAGAGCAGCGTGGGCACGCCACGGGCGATCAACGAAGACATCCTTGACCAAGGCTATACCGTTGAAGGCAAACAGCTGATCAACCACCTGAGTGTGCTCCCTAGCCATGCACAAAAAATGCAGGCCGACCCGAACCGGGTGCGCAGCCAACTGGGTGACAGCGTGTGCAAGAACTCCGGTTTTCGCCAGTTGCTGGCCAAAGGCGCGGTGCTGACCTATCGCTTCACCGAATACAAGACCAACCGCCCAGTCAGCGAGCAAGCATTCGATGCCGCCAGCTGCGGGTTGAAAGTCAGCAAGTAA
- a CDS encoding LOG family protein, producing MPYQPNELLSSHFRNNGIDLSKIEEQLNLVAPNSPNLPLYRDMMLTVLRMAHDDRNRWNAKITLQALRELDNAFRTLEQYKGRRKVTVFGSARTPIEHPMYALARELGATLARSDLMVITGAGGGIMAAAHEGAGVEHSLGFNITLPFEQHANATVDGTDKLLPFHFFFIRKLFFVKEADALVLCPGGFGTLDEALEVLTLIQTGKSPLVPVVLLDSPGGSFWQEALNFITRQLEENRYILPSDMKLLRLVYSADEAVEEINQFYSNYHSSRWLKNQFVIRMQHPLSEAALFDLQEGFADLRLSGNFHQHAYGGEQHDEARFSHLTRLAFAFNGRDQGRLRELVDFINLSENWAKPTPMHTTQRAREALKVT from the coding sequence ATGCCTTACCAACCGAACGAACTGCTATCGAGCCACTTCAGGAACAACGGAATCGACCTGAGCAAGATTGAGGAGCAACTGAACCTGGTTGCACCCAACAGCCCCAACCTGCCGCTGTACCGCGACATGATGCTGACTGTCCTGCGCATGGCCCATGACGACCGCAACCGCTGGAACGCCAAGATCACCCTGCAGGCCCTGCGCGAGCTTGATAACGCCTTTCGCACCCTCGAACAGTACAAGGGCCGGCGCAAGGTCACGGTGTTTGGCTCGGCTCGCACGCCCATTGAACACCCGATGTATGCCCTGGCCCGGGAACTGGGGGCGACCCTGGCACGCTCCGACCTGATGGTCATTACCGGTGCCGGTGGCGGCATCATGGCCGCCGCCCATGAAGGCGCGGGGGTGGAGCACAGCCTGGGCTTCAACATCACGCTGCCGTTCGAACAACACGCCAACGCCACGGTGGATGGCACCGACAAGTTGCTGCCGTTCCACTTTTTCTTTATCCGCAAACTGTTCTTCGTCAAGGAAGCCGATGCCCTGGTGCTATGCCCGGGCGGGTTCGGCACGCTGGATGAAGCGCTGGAAGTACTGACCCTGATCCAGACCGGCAAGAGCCCGCTGGTGCCAGTGGTACTGCTGGACTCACCGGGCGGCAGCTTCTGGCAGGAGGCACTGAATTTCATCACCCGCCAACTGGAAGAGAACCGCTACATCCTGCCCAGCGACATGAAACTGCTGCGTTTGGTGTACAGCGCCGATGAGGCGGTGGAAGAGATCAACCAGTTCTACAGCAACTACCACTCCAGCCGCTGGCTGAAAAACCAGTTTGTGATTCGTATGCAACATCCACTCAGTGAAGCGGCGCTGTTTGACTTGCAGGAAGGGTTTGCAGACCTGCGCCTGAGCGGCAACTTTCATCAGCACGCCTATGGCGGCGAGCAGCATGACGAGGCACGTTTCAGTCATTTGACGCGCCTGGCCTTTGCCTTCAACGGGCGCGATCAGGGGCGCCTGCGCGAACTGGTGGACTTCATCAACCTGTCGGAGAACTGGGCCAAACCGACACCCATGCACACCACCCAACGGGCACGTGAAGCGCTGAAAGTCACCTGA
- the recX gene encoding recombination regulator RecX has translation MSAVLDTPVAVRRTAMDLLARREHGRVELTRKLRQRGAPPELIDQELDRLTEEGLLSEARYLESFISYRSRSGYGPARIREELGQRGLHRGDIDQALRECGVDWSARLLDVWQRKFAGQLPVDPRSRAQQTRFLVYRGFSMESVGRLLSGRGLDD, from the coding sequence ATGTCCGCCGTACTCGATACCCCCGTCGCCGTAAGGCGGACAGCCATGGACCTGCTCGCACGTCGCGAGCATGGTCGAGTCGAGCTGACGCGCAAGTTGCGTCAGCGCGGCGCTCCCCCCGAATTGATTGACCAGGAGCTCGACCGTCTGACGGAAGAGGGCCTGCTCAGTGAAGCCCGTTACCTCGAAAGTTTCATCAGCTACCGCTCACGCTCGGGCTATGGCCCTGCGCGTATCCGTGAGGAGCTGGGGCAGCGCGGGCTGCACCGTGGTGATATCGACCAGGCCCTGCGTGAATGCGGGGTGGACTGGTCTGCGCGGTTGCTGGATGTCTGGCAGCGCAAGTTCGCCGGCCAGTTGCCTGTCGATCCGCGCAGCCGCGCACAGCAAACCCGTTTTCTGGTTTACCGTGGTTTTTCCATGGAGTCGGTCGGCCGCCTGTTGAGCGGCCGAGGTCTGGACGACTGA
- the recA gene encoding recombinase RecA encodes MDDNKKRALAAALGQIERQFGKGAVMRMGDHERQAIPAISTGSLGLDIALGIGGLPKGRIVEIYGPESSGKTTLTLSVIAQAQKAGATCAFVDAEHALDPEYAGKLGVNVDDLLVSQPDTGEQALEITDMLVRSNAVDVIIVDSVAALVPKAEIEGEMGDMHVGLQARLMSQALRKITGNIKNANCLVIFINQIRMKIGVMFGSPETTTGGNALKFYASVRLDIRRTGAVKEGDEVVGSETRVKIVKNKVAPPFRQAEFQILYGKGIYRNGEIIDLGVLHGFLEKAGAWYSYQGSKIGQGKANSAKFLQENPEIAATLEKQIRDKLLNAGAVEAAGKAAAVTAEPEDDLADAEAGY; translated from the coding sequence ATGGACGACAACAAGAAGCGCGCCTTGGCTGCGGCCCTGGGGCAAATCGAGCGTCAATTCGGTAAAGGCGCGGTCATGCGCATGGGCGATCACGAGCGCCAGGCGATTCCGGCCATTTCCACCGGCTCCCTGGGCCTGGACATTGCCCTGGGCATTGGCGGTCTGCCAAAAGGTCGTATCGTCGAAATCTACGGCCCTGAGTCGTCCGGTAAAACCACCCTGACCCTGTCGGTGATTGCCCAGGCACAGAAAGCTGGCGCTACCTGTGCCTTCGTCGACGCCGAGCACGCCCTGGACCCGGAATACGCCGGCAAGCTGGGCGTCAACGTCGACGACCTGCTGGTCTCGCAGCCGGACACCGGCGAACAGGCCCTGGAAATCACCGACATGCTGGTGCGCTCCAACGCTGTTGACGTGATCATCGTCGACTCCGTGGCAGCCCTGGTACCCAAGGCCGAGATCGAAGGCGAAATGGGCGACATGCACGTGGGCCTGCAGGCTCGTCTGATGTCCCAGGCGCTGCGTAAAATCACCGGTAACATCAAGAATGCCAACTGCCTGGTGATCTTCATCAACCAGATCCGCATGAAGATCGGCGTGATGTTCGGCAGCCCGGAAACCACCACCGGTGGTAACGCGCTGAAGTTCTACGCGTCGGTCCGTCTCGACATCCGCCGTACAGGCGCGGTGAAGGAAGGCGACGAAGTGGTCGGCAGCGAAACCCGGGTCAAGATCGTCAAGAACAAGGTGGCACCGCCATTCCGTCAGGCTGAATTCCAGATCCTTTACGGCAAGGGCATCTACCGCAACGGCGAAATCATCGACCTCGGCGTGTTGCACGGCTTTCTGGAAAAAGCCGGTGCCTGGTACAGCTACCAGGGCAGCAAGATCGGTCAGGGCAAGGCCAACTCGGCCAAGTTCCTCCAGGAGAACCCGGAAATCGCCGCGACCCTCGAGAAGCAGATCCGCGACAAGCTGCTCAATGCGGGTGCCGTTGAGGCTGCTGGCAAGGCTGCTGCGGTTACCGCTGAGCCTGAAGACGATCTGGCCGACGCTGAAGCCGGTTACTGA
- a CDS encoding CinA family protein has translation MDPITALSARLGEHLRRFKAQVSTAESCTGGGIAEAITRIPGSSAWFEAGYVTYSNSQKTRQLAVPEALFAQVGAVSQEVVEAMVRGAQAASGARFAVAVSGVAGPDGGSPTKPVGTVWLAWADGSDVSSERRHFDGDRDAVRRQTVIAALEGLLQLGAE, from the coding sequence ATGGACCCGATCACTGCGTTGTCCGCCCGCCTGGGGGAACATCTGCGCCGTTTCAAGGCCCAGGTGAGCACCGCCGAATCCTGCACCGGTGGCGGCATCGCCGAGGCCATTACCCGCATCCCGGGCAGTTCGGCCTGGTTCGAAGCCGGCTACGTGACCTATTCCAACAGCCAGAAGACCCGCCAGCTGGCGGTGCCCGAGGCGCTGTTCGCGCAAGTGGGGGCGGTCAGCCAGGAAGTGGTCGAGGCCATGGTCCGTGGCGCCCAGGCCGCCAGTGGCGCGCGTTTTGCCGTGGCGGTCAGCGGCGTGGCCGGGCCTGATGGCGGCTCGCCGACGAAACCGGTGGGTACGGTATGGCTGGCCTGGGCCGATGGCAGCGATGTCAGCAGCGAGCGCAGGCACTTCGACGGCGACCGTGACGCGGTTCGCCGACAAACGGTAATCGCCGCGCTAGAGGGCTTGTTACAGCTTGGTGCAGAGTAA
- a CDS encoding colicin-like pore-forming protein — MGEKNIVVDRGIPPGNSGNGSGAGSGGILGGFWGSGDISSVVGSVSVSIDGVSKTGGPAFNGAVVFNATIVESVLSGDGWPSIDAYYDLGIGVWGILPYQILEVRDEVRDSFVRKERSLPETLDAEQKAAEAAAGSDAALSQAQKLERSIGALKGMMAKRDELIKFNRLRLSTSPGSELLERNIDKMVADLKTLDDEQIPPAIDQVLDVLSAGLSLHVDLSANAMLQEKLDKLQAQAREVAEQEAYKSALTFASDVGKEVSSRFGTQMGKAADELKQGIAGKTVKSYDQAMQAFEKLTRNPGFKMNQKDTAAIAQALNALDVATYADNAQRLGKAFGVTGKVIQATTLAQKAADGFSSGEWKPFFLELQSVAVSTLVGAAAGAVLGAGLALVLAPGLAAGAGIIATGVILAAVSSYIDAQAMESFNQMVLNAVAP, encoded by the coding sequence ATGGGTGAAAAAAATATTGTTGTCGATCGCGGCATCCCACCAGGCAACAGCGGTAACGGCAGTGGTGCCGGTAGTGGTGGGATACTCGGTGGTTTCTGGGGTAGCGGTGACATCAGCAGCGTGGTCGGTTCCGTTTCGGTATCGATCGATGGCGTCAGCAAAACCGGCGGTCCGGCGTTCAATGGCGCGGTAGTGTTCAATGCCACTATCGTCGAATCGGTGTTGTCTGGGGACGGCTGGCCCAGTATCGACGCCTACTACGACCTTGGCATTGGGGTCTGGGGCATTCTTCCGTACCAGATCCTCGAGGTGCGCGACGAAGTTCGCGACAGTTTCGTGCGCAAGGAGCGCAGCCTGCCGGAAACCCTGGACGCCGAGCAAAAAGCCGCTGAAGCCGCTGCTGGCAGTGATGCAGCCCTGAGTCAGGCGCAAAAGCTCGAACGCTCCATCGGTGCGCTGAAAGGGATGATGGCCAAACGCGATGAGCTGATCAAATTCAACCGCTTGCGCCTGTCCACATCACCCGGCAGCGAGCTGCTCGAGCGCAACATCGACAAGATGGTCGCTGATCTGAAAACCCTCGACGACGAACAGATCCCACCTGCCATTGACCAGGTACTGGACGTGCTCAGCGCAGGCCTGAGCCTGCACGTTGACCTGAGTGCCAACGCGATGCTGCAGGAGAAACTCGACAAACTGCAGGCACAAGCGCGCGAAGTAGCCGAGCAAGAGGCGTACAAAAGCGCACTGACTTTCGCCAGTGATGTCGGCAAGGAAGTCTCCAGCCGTTTCGGTACGCAGATGGGCAAGGCTGCAGATGAGTTGAAGCAGGGTATCGCTGGCAAGACGGTCAAAAGCTACGACCAAGCTATGCAGGCGTTTGAAAAACTCACGCGCAACCCGGGTTTCAAGATGAACCAGAAGGACACCGCTGCCATTGCCCAGGCCCTCAATGCACTGGATGTGGCAACCTATGCCGACAACGCTCAGCGCTTGGGCAAGGCGTTTGGTGTAACGGGTAAAGTGATCCAGGCAACGACGCTGGCGCAGAAGGCGGCAGACGGTTTCAGCAGCGGCGAATGGAAGCCGTTTTTTCTCGAGCTTCAAAGCGTCGCCGTGAGCACCCTGGTGGGGGCCGCCGCTGGCGCTGTGCTGGGTGCTGGCCTGGCGCTGGTGCTGGCTCCCGGTTTGGCCGCGGGTGCGGGTATCATTGCCACCGGGGTGATTCTGGCTGCCGTGTCGTCCTATATCGATGCGCAAGCGATGGAGTCATTCAACCAGATGGTGCTCAATGCCGTAGCACCCTGA
- a CDS encoding lysis system i-spanin subunit Rz: MSRVQLGAFLLLTLLACALTWQVQGWRMGRQLAEQSAQHEQEWQAQAESAAAQLVAERLQHQGLVLRLQISEQQHYQELLDVQQTQARLRDRLATADLRLSVLVERDAAGCPGLPGAPGAGSVDHDPVRARLDPAHAQRIIAITDDGDRGLIALRACQAYVRGQVR, from the coding sequence TTGAGCCGTGTGCAGCTTGGGGCGTTTTTGCTGTTGACGCTGCTGGCCTGTGCGCTGACCTGGCAGGTCCAGGGCTGGCGCATGGGGCGGCAGTTGGCGGAGCAATCGGCGCAGCATGAGCAAGAGTGGCAAGCCCAGGCTGAATCCGCTGCCGCGCAACTGGTCGCCGAACGCCTGCAACACCAGGGGCTGGTGCTGCGGCTCCAGATCAGTGAGCAACAACATTATCAGGAGCTACTCGATGTCCAACAGACTCAGGCACGCCTGCGTGATCGCCTGGCTACTGCTGACCTGCGGCTGTCAGTCCTGGTCGAGCGCGACGCGGCCGGTTGTCCCGGTCTGCCTGGCGCCCCCGGCGCCGGCAGCGTGGATCATGACCCCGTACGCGCCCGACTTGACCCGGCGCATGCTCAACGAATTATCGCCATCACCGACGACGGTGATCGCGGACTGATCGCCTTGCGTGCTTGCCAGGCCTACGTGCGCGGGCAGGTGCGCTGA
- a CDS encoding glycoside hydrolase family 19 protein: MTLEQLAAVFPNARLNAGVFLPALNLAMARWDIDTPRRKAAFLAQVGHESGQLRYVKELGNDRYLARYDTGTLALRLGNTPEADGDGQLYCGRGLIQVTGRNNYRACSMALFGDERLLKQPQLLEKPQWAAESAAWFWHSRGLNQLADRGEFNRITRHINGGLNGLEDRLNLWARAREVLC; the protein is encoded by the coding sequence ATGACGCTGGAGCAACTTGCTGCCGTGTTCCCCAACGCCCGCCTGAATGCGGGCGTTTTTCTACCTGCCTTGAACCTCGCCATGGCCCGTTGGGATATCGATACCCCACGGCGCAAGGCGGCTTTTCTCGCCCAGGTCGGCCATGAGTCCGGCCAGTTGCGCTATGTAAAAGAGCTGGGCAACGACCGCTACCTGGCGCGCTATGACACCGGCACCCTGGCCCTGCGCCTGGGCAATACCCCGGAGGCTGACGGCGACGGCCAGCTGTATTGCGGCCGCGGCCTGATCCAGGTCACCGGGCGCAACAACTACCGGGCCTGCAGCATGGCTCTGTTTGGCGACGAGCGCCTGCTCAAGCAGCCGCAATTGCTCGAGAAGCCGCAATGGGCAGCCGAGTCGGCGGCCTGGTTCTGGCACTCGCGCGGCCTCAATCAACTGGCTGACCGCGGCGAGTTCAACCGTATCACCCGGCATATCAATGGCGGGCTCAATGGCCTGGAGGATCGTCTGAATCTCTGGGCGCGAGCCCGTGAGGTGCTGTGTTGA
- a CDS encoding phage late control D family protein, whose translation MQPVFRLVADGKDITELINDRLLSLRTSDKPGMESDEFELRIDDRDGAVTLPARGAMIEVHLGYAGQVLTRLGRYTVDEIELSGPPDSIVIRGKASDMRGTGKSIRSGSWEDVPLQQIVRDVAARNGWQPVCPVSTRVPRVDQLNESDFNFITRLARQYDCTAKIGDGKLLVLSRQAGKSASGQTLGVVTIHRRDVSRWQIRLADKGTHKAVQTRHQDPKSGELRTVELGNDASPAGLQPVHSDRHLYPNKPAAEQAAKARLAAFNRSTANVRLEMAGRTDLFAERLILTQGFKEGLDGEYLIESVEHTFSSSGWATSVDCNGGNKGKAKAKGKQAKNRPGLRTVQLQPL comes from the coding sequence ATGCAGCCAGTGTTTCGTCTTGTTGCCGATGGCAAGGACATCACCGAGCTGATCAACGACCGCTTGCTGTCCTTGCGTACCTCGGACAAGCCTGGAATGGAGTCCGACGAGTTCGAGCTGCGCATTGACGACCGCGATGGCGCGGTGACGCTGCCGGCAAGGGGGGCAATGATCGAAGTGCACCTGGGCTATGCGGGCCAGGTATTGACGCGCCTGGGGCGCTATACGGTGGATGAGATCGAGCTGTCCGGCCCCCCTGACAGTATTGTCATTCGTGGCAAGGCCAGCGACATGCGCGGTACCGGCAAGAGCATCCGCAGCGGTAGCTGGGAGGATGTGCCGCTGCAGCAGATCGTGCGTGACGTTGCCGCGCGCAATGGCTGGCAGCCGGTTTGCCCAGTGAGCACTCGGGTGCCAAGGGTGGATCAGCTCAACGAGTCGGACTTCAACTTCATCACCCGCCTGGCAAGGCAGTACGATTGCACGGCCAAGATCGGCGACGGCAAGTTGCTGGTGCTGTCGCGTCAGGCCGGGAAGAGCGCCAGCGGGCAAACCCTGGGCGTCGTTACCATCCACCGTCGCGATGTGAGTCGCTGGCAGATTCGCTTGGCGGACAAGGGCACGCACAAGGCCGTGCAGACCCGGCATCAGGACCCCAAAAGTGGCGAGCTGAGGACTGTCGAGCTGGGCAATGATGCCTCGCCCGCCGGGCTGCAGCCCGTGCATAGCGACCGCCATCTCTATCCCAACAAACCTGCCGCCGAACAGGCTGCCAAGGCGCGCCTGGCGGCGTTCAACCGCAGCACTGCCAATGTGCGGCTGGAAATGGCCGGACGCACCGACCTGTTTGCCGAGCGCCTGATCCTGACCCAGGGCTTCAAGGAGGGGCTGGACGGCGAGTACCTGATCGAGTCGGTCGAACACACCTTCAGTTCCAGTGGCTGGGCAACCTCGGTCGACTGCAACGGCGGCAACAAAGGCAAAGCCAAGGCCAAGGGCAAGCAAGCCAAGAACCGGCCGGGGCTGCGCACGGTCCAGTTGCAGCCCCTTTGA
- a CDS encoding tail protein X → MATTCRTAEGDVLDTLCQHYYGHLNGTVEAVLAANQGLAEQIQPFRVGVQILLPELPAASDATVQLWD, encoded by the coding sequence ATGGCGACGACCTGCAGAACCGCTGAAGGCGATGTGCTCGACACCTTGTGTCAACACTACTACGGCCACCTGAACGGCACTGTCGAGGCCGTGCTGGCCGCCAACCAGGGCCTGGCCGAGCAGATCCAGCCGTTTCGTGTCGGGGTACAGATCCTGCTGCCGGAGCTGCCTGCGGCGAGCGACGCTACGGTGCAGCTGTGGGATTGA